In one Babylonia areolata isolate BAREFJ2019XMU chromosome 14, ASM4173473v1, whole genome shotgun sequence genomic region, the following are encoded:
- the LOC143289406 gene encoding uncharacterized protein LOC143289406 has translation MSSVTSSLPPLVHSLWIYDTSLPQVLEGSHKCGRIDHGPVGGQVGADVERVEFLKERLEHHHVEMEPGDAIIFHCNLLHVSTQNRSPQRRWAFANAYNMASNSSVVPHHHPSYNKLHKVPNTAIKECSCTETSDKGFMDNTKADWYDPEAEKEEA, from the exons ATGTCATCCGTCACCTCCAGTTTGCCCCCACT TGTTCATTCATTGTGGATCTATGACACAAGCCTCCCACAGGTCCTAGAGGGGTCCCACAAGTGTGGGCGCATCGACCACGGTCCTGTGGGCGGTCAGGTCGGAGCGGACGTGGAGAGAGTGGAGTTCCTGAAGGAGAGGCTTGAGCATCACCACGTGGAGATGGAGcctg gtGACGCCATCATTTTTCACTGCAACCTGCTGCACGTCAGCACCCAGAACCGCAGCCCTCAGCGCAGATGGGCCTTCGCCAACGCTTACAACATGGCGTCCAACAGCTCCGTggttcctcaccaccaccccagttACAACAAACTGCACAAG GTACCCAACACTGCCATCAAAGAGTGCAGCTGCACCGAAACCTCCGACAAGGGTTTCATGGACAACACCAAGGCCGACTGGTACGATCCCGAGGCCGAAAAGGAGGAGGCGTAA